In Streptomyces zhihengii, a single genomic region encodes these proteins:
- the cas1e gene encoding type I-E CRISPR-associated endonuclease Cas1e produces MLPRIADSLSFLYLDMVRVVQDDTGVCAQIQVDDSRTDTVYLPTAALSCLLLGPGVSITTPALTTLARHGTSVVCTGSGGVRAYAGILPDSLTTHWLEQQVSSWSDPDRRLDIAIRMYQMRFKDADLPTTVTLDQLRGMEGQRMKALYKILADQHGIGRFRRNYRPDQWHTQDPVNLALSAANTCLYGIIHAALLALGLSPALGFVHAGTQHAFVYDIADLYKAETTLPLAFALHDSTNPEQEARRRFRDNLRLLRLLPRIVRDTQTLLTTTPPDTLQNDDTDEDPAERRDVHMVHLWDPKTGALPAGVNYAAGND; encoded by the coding sequence ATGCTCCCCCGCATCGCCGACTCCCTGTCCTTCCTCTACCTGGACATGGTCCGCGTCGTCCAAGACGACACCGGCGTCTGCGCCCAAATCCAAGTCGACGACAGCCGCACCGACACCGTCTACCTCCCCACCGCCGCCCTCTCCTGCCTCCTCCTCGGCCCAGGCGTCTCCATCACCACCCCCGCCCTGACCACCCTCGCCCGCCACGGCACCAGCGTCGTATGCACCGGCTCCGGCGGCGTCCGCGCCTACGCCGGCATCCTCCCCGACTCCCTCACCACCCACTGGCTCGAACAGCAAGTCTCCTCCTGGAGCGACCCCGACCGCCGCCTCGACATCGCCATCCGCATGTACCAAATGCGGTTCAAAGACGCCGACCTGCCCACCACCGTCACCCTCGACCAACTGCGCGGCATGGAAGGCCAGCGCATGAAAGCCCTCTACAAAATCCTCGCCGACCAACACGGCATCGGCCGCTTCCGCCGCAACTACCGCCCCGACCAATGGCACACACAAGACCCCGTCAACCTCGCCCTATCCGCCGCCAACACCTGCCTCTACGGCATCATCCACGCCGCCCTGCTCGCCCTCGGCCTCTCCCCAGCCCTCGGCTTCGTCCACGCCGGCACCCAGCACGCCTTCGTCTACGACATCGCCGACCTCTACAAAGCCGAGACCACGCTGCCCCTCGCCTTCGCCCTCCACGACTCCACCAACCCCGAACAAGAAGCCCGCCGCCGCTTCCGCGACAACCTGCGACTCCTACGCCTACTACCGCGCATCGTCCGCGACACCCAAACCCTCCTCACCACCACTCCACCCGACACCCTCCAGAACGACGACACCGACGAAGACCCAGCAGAGCGCCGCGACGTCCACATGGTCCACCTCTGGGACCCCAAAACCGGCGCCCTACCCGCCGGCGTCAACTACGCCGCAGGAAACGACTGA
- a CDS encoding tyrosine-type recombinase/integrase, with amino-acid sequence MQDLHRQLIEGQADVPRVGSVVELESIPRYAVLGPDGTPVAPVVPYLRGLTLDDNRPLTVRSYAYDLQRWFRLLWFLDVPWDRATEAEASALVGWLRLAPNPQRRRRKPDAPRPGSVNPRTGKPYLKAGYAPSTINHCLTVICSFYAYHRHYNRGPLINPVPEAAAQRRALAHRAPDGTVPQFRRARLRQRVRQTDPRSIPDAMWDELFEAMTCDRDRAAILLYVSSGSRAGELLGVTPGDIDWAKQMIYVVTKGTDDREPVPASPQALTILAAYLDTIGLPPAHEPVLRTMRGPDRPLTYSAMRRVFQRVNEKLGTNWTLHDLRHTAANRMANDPNLTLAQVRAILRHTDLATTGRYLNARVEDLFDALQAHYSRPRVQRTFSAGYDAEDIKAVFGG; translated from the coding sequence TTGCAAGATCTGCACCGCCAGCTAATCGAGGGCCAGGCCGATGTGCCCCGTGTCGGCTCGGTCGTCGAGCTGGAGTCGATACCGCGGTACGCCGTTCTCGGGCCTGACGGGACCCCGGTCGCTCCCGTCGTCCCGTACCTGCGGGGTCTGACCCTGGACGACAACCGGCCGCTGACCGTCAGGAGCTACGCGTACGACCTCCAGCGCTGGTTTCGGCTGCTGTGGTTCCTAGACGTCCCCTGGGACAGGGCAACCGAGGCGGAAGCCTCCGCGCTGGTGGGCTGGCTCCGGCTGGCTCCGAACCCCCAACGACGCCGGCGGAAGCCAGACGCCCCACGACCCGGCTCGGTGAATCCCCGCACCGGCAAGCCCTATCTCAAGGCGGGGTACGCGCCCTCAACGATCAACCACTGCCTGACCGTGATCTGCAGCTTCTACGCCTACCACCGGCACTACAACCGAGGTCCGCTGATCAACCCGGTGCCGGAGGCAGCCGCCCAGCGCCGAGCCCTCGCACACAGGGCTCCGGACGGCACGGTCCCGCAATTCCGGCGGGCCCGCTTGCGCCAGCGTGTTCGGCAGACCGACCCCCGGTCCATTCCCGACGCGATGTGGGACGAGCTCTTCGAGGCGATGACCTGCGACCGGGACCGGGCGGCCATCCTGCTCTACGTCTCCAGCGGCTCCCGGGCCGGCGAACTTCTCGGCGTCACCCCCGGTGACATCGACTGGGCCAAGCAGATGATCTACGTGGTGACCAAGGGCACCGACGATCGCGAGCCCGTTCCCGCGAGCCCTCAAGCCCTGACGATCCTGGCCGCCTACCTCGACACGATCGGGCTTCCGCCGGCTCACGAGCCGGTCCTGCGGACGATGCGGGGGCCGGACCGGCCGCTGACCTACTCGGCGATGCGGCGGGTCTTCCAGCGGGTGAACGAGAAACTCGGCACGAACTGGACCCTGCACGACCTGCGGCACACCGCCGCGAACCGAATGGCGAACGACCCGAACCTCACCCTCGCCCAGGTCCGAGCGATCTTGCGACACACCGATCTTGCGACCACCGGCCGCTACCTCAATGCCCGAGTGGAGGATCTCTTCGACGCTCTGCAGGCCCACTACAGCCGCCCCCGGGTCCAGCGCACGTTCTCCGCTGGCTACGACGCCGAGGACATCAAGGCGGTGTTCGGTGGCTGA
- a CDS encoding tyrosine-type recombinase/integrase — translation MADHSTVEVSTVRNRRQNYAEAPRVKAPTRFSRASAKAAPAPRPERPPAPLGDLSTVGIADLCDLTGMVWPKESRSGAGKRRAAIRILFGHLATLPGNTWQERWEASAFNGENALSVRVLGREDAPWERSDLLSALKLAFVARIIQPSLPGFRANKFSDYADPFRQVQKDPRLDEFFAVVDAQHHLTAVHRQRAKFDLTCALTTQGITMEHLTPSALLHYSIESKRLGLTHGANGDTTRFAALGTWEILHRMGHFPPETSPTLRAFTYAGQRSVEELVDAYGIKNVEIRQLLIDYLARRRADTDYVTLQALARQLASLFWAVIEELNPDQRDLNLSQELYDQWRAEIQYWRRDGKTDRTRLRKDAESVLLAVRGLYLDLHSWAIGEPERWAQWVTPCPILPRDVKGFGKRRREVTRRMADRTRVRQPLLPVLVRHVEERYEHLAGLLEAARPIPLGEQFEHKGRRYSRTNSREDRRRAKVLAEPAVRVTDHETGELIHVSMAEDSAFWEWVAVEILRHSGIRVEELVELTHLSIRQYERPGGEVIALLVVAPSKTERERVIPMSAELFHAVAQIVRRHTRRGHSIPLLSRYDGHEKTWSEPMPFLFQRQLGTRHDVVSPTTVQLMIRRSCEEIAETNPAFAGTKFTPHDFRRLFATDIVNGGLPIHIGAALLGHLNLQTTQGYVAVFAEDIVKHYQEFLNHRRTLRPEDEYVDVNREEWDEFEEHFDKRKVELGNCARPYGSPCQHEHACIRCPMLQVNPKMLPRLAEIEEDLVLRRKRAQEEQWLGEIEGIDMTLTFVRTKQADAARLAQRSTVPLGIPTVRPQSG, via the coding sequence GTGGCTGATCACTCGACGGTCGAGGTCTCCACTGTCCGTAATCGGCGCCAGAACTACGCCGAGGCCCCGCGGGTCAAGGCACCGACGAGGTTCTCGAGGGCTTCGGCCAAAGCAGCGCCGGCACCCCGGCCGGAGAGGCCCCCGGCGCCGCTTGGGGACCTGTCGACGGTCGGCATCGCGGACTTGTGCGACCTGACCGGGATGGTCTGGCCGAAGGAGTCGAGGTCCGGGGCAGGGAAGCGCCGAGCGGCGATCCGCATTCTCTTCGGCCACTTGGCGACGCTGCCCGGGAACACCTGGCAAGAGCGATGGGAGGCGAGCGCTTTCAACGGCGAGAACGCCCTGTCAGTCAGAGTCCTGGGTCGCGAGGATGCACCCTGGGAGCGAAGCGACCTCCTCTCCGCGCTGAAGTTGGCGTTCGTGGCGAGGATCATCCAGCCCTCGCTGCCCGGGTTCCGGGCGAACAAGTTCAGTGACTACGCCGATCCGTTCCGGCAGGTCCAGAAGGACCCTCGCCTGGACGAGTTCTTCGCAGTAGTCGATGCTCAGCACCACCTGACCGCAGTGCACCGGCAGCGCGCGAAATTCGACCTGACCTGCGCTCTCACCACGCAGGGCATCACCATGGAGCATCTGACTCCCTCGGCTCTGCTGCACTACTCGATCGAGAGCAAGCGCCTGGGGCTCACCCATGGAGCCAACGGGGACACGACTCGGTTCGCGGCCCTGGGCACCTGGGAGATCCTGCACAGGATGGGGCACTTTCCGCCTGAGACGAGCCCGACCCTGCGGGCCTTCACCTACGCCGGTCAGCGAAGCGTCGAGGAACTTGTCGACGCCTACGGCATCAAGAACGTCGAGATCCGGCAGCTCCTGATCGACTACCTGGCTCGCCGCCGAGCGGACACGGACTACGTCACCCTTCAGGCATTGGCCCGCCAGCTGGCCAGCCTGTTCTGGGCCGTCATCGAAGAGCTCAACCCCGATCAGCGCGACCTGAACCTCAGCCAGGAGCTCTATGACCAGTGGCGGGCTGAAATCCAGTACTGGCGGAGGGACGGCAAAACCGACCGCACCCGCCTCCGCAAGGACGCGGAATCCGTCCTGCTGGCCGTCCGCGGCCTCTACCTCGATCTCCACAGCTGGGCCATCGGTGAACCGGAACGGTGGGCCCAGTGGGTGACGCCCTGCCCGATTCTGCCCCGGGACGTGAAGGGCTTCGGCAAGCGGCGCCGTGAGGTCACCCGGCGGATGGCCGACCGCACCCGCGTTCGCCAGCCCCTTTTGCCGGTTCTCGTCCGGCACGTCGAGGAGCGCTACGAGCACCTGGCCGGCCTGTTGGAAGCTGCCCGGCCGATTCCACTGGGTGAACAGTTCGAGCACAAGGGCCGCCGCTACAGCCGCACCAACTCCCGCGAGGATCGCCGCCGGGCGAAGGTCTTGGCCGAGCCGGCCGTGAGGGTTACCGACCACGAGACCGGCGAGCTGATCCACGTGTCGATGGCCGAGGACTCCGCGTTCTGGGAGTGGGTCGCCGTTGAGATCCTGCGTCACAGCGGTATCCGCGTCGAGGAACTGGTTGAGCTCACCCACCTCAGCATTCGCCAATACGAGCGGCCCGGTGGTGAGGTCATCGCCCTCCTGGTCGTGGCCCCCTCGAAGACCGAGCGCGAGCGTGTCATCCCGATGTCCGCCGAGCTCTTCCACGCCGTCGCGCAGATCGTCCGCCGCCACACCCGCAGAGGCCACTCGATTCCCCTCTTGAGCCGCTACGACGGACACGAGAAGACCTGGTCAGAACCCATGCCGTTCCTCTTCCAACGGCAACTGGGAACCCGCCACGATGTCGTATCGCCGACAACAGTTCAGCTCATGATCCGCCGCAGCTGCGAAGAGATCGCCGAAACGAACCCCGCCTTCGCCGGCACCAAGTTCACACCGCACGACTTCCGCAGGCTCTTCGCCACCGACATCGTCAACGGCGGCCTGCCGATCCACATCGGCGCAGCCCTACTCGGACATCTGAATCTCCAGACCACTCAGGGCTACGTCGCGGTCTTCGCCGAGGACATCGTCAAGCACTACCAGGAGTTCCTCAACCACCGCCGAACCCTGCGTCCCGAGGACGAGTACGTCGACGTCAACCGCGAGGAGTGGGACGAGTTCGAAGAGCACTTCGACAAACGCAAGGTCGAACTCGGTAACTGCGCTCGCCCCTACGGATCCCCCTGCCAGCACGAGCACGCATGCATCCGATGCCCAATGCTGCAGGTCAACCCCAAGATGCTGCCGAGGCTGGCCGAGATCGAGGAGGACCTGGTCCTCCGCCGCAAGCGCGCACAGGAGGAACAATGGCTCGGCGAGATCGAAGGCATCGACATGACCTTGACCTTTGTCCGCACCAAGCAAGCCGATGCGGCTCGACTCGCACAACGGTCGACCGTCCCACTCGGCATCCCGACCGTCCGGCCCCAGTCAGGCTGA
- a CDS encoding NUDIX domain-containing protein, with the protein MSPSSTAIRRTVETYLGRHPGERDALAGLLALLDRPVDATARTTLPGHVTCSAVIIDRQGRVLHIRHQATDGLMLTPGGHTEPEDRTLLAAALREAAEETGIAPGALCLTRQLLGSPIDIDFHDIDASPSKGEPAHRHYDFRFVFYLAGEEPQTLALQNEEVSGARWIPQPEVTSPTLHAKLLATGLDGVPEPVNASALIYDGAGRYLLHLRDHKPGIIWQSGAFALLGGGRTHDDLSLEGTLLRELSEEVPGLRLEDVKPYAMEVATSVDGLSVPVQVFAGRWRGNPDRLALHEGVLLRWFAVDELDRLRLSPATRDLIRRHAAENPPGSEPAVAPPVWDGGSRVVLNGVGVHLHIEDAEGRVLLGLRHPESKYAGDTWHYLAGRCEQESALSCLVREAWEEAGLVIDPADVELAHVVHVVDAPGSLPLMQLVFRARRWEGTPEVREPDKCLTWKWWPRHELPDRLVSYTRTAITGISEGSPYSQMGWWAR; encoded by the coding sequence ATGTCCCCCAGCTCCACAGCGATCCGCAGGACCGTCGAGACGTACCTCGGCAGGCACCCCGGCGAGCGTGACGCCCTGGCTGGTCTCCTCGCCTTGCTGGACCGGCCGGTCGACGCGACCGCCCGGACGACGTTGCCCGGTCACGTCACGTGCAGCGCCGTCATCATCGACCGGCAGGGCCGGGTCCTGCACATCCGGCACCAGGCCACCGACGGCCTCATGCTCACCCCCGGCGGTCACACCGAGCCCGAGGACCGGACCCTGCTCGCCGCGGCGCTGCGCGAGGCGGCGGAGGAAACCGGGATCGCGCCGGGCGCCCTGTGCCTGACCCGGCAGCTGCTCGGCTCTCCGATCGACATCGACTTCCACGACATCGACGCCAGCCCGTCCAAGGGCGAACCGGCCCACCGCCACTACGACTTCCGCTTCGTCTTCTACCTCGCCGGCGAGGAGCCGCAGACGCTCGCGCTACAGAACGAGGAGGTGTCTGGAGCCCGGTGGATCCCGCAGCCGGAGGTCACCTCGCCGACGCTGCACGCGAAACTCCTCGCGACGGGCCTGGACGGCGTGCCGGAGCCGGTGAACGCGTCCGCGCTGATCTACGACGGGGCCGGCCGCTACCTGCTCCATCTGCGCGACCACAAGCCCGGCATCATCTGGCAGTCGGGCGCGTTCGCCCTTCTCGGCGGCGGCCGTACCCACGACGACCTGAGCCTTGAGGGCACGCTGCTGCGGGAGCTGTCCGAGGAGGTCCCGGGCCTCCGCCTTGAGGACGTGAAGCCCTACGCCATGGAAGTCGCGACCAGCGTCGACGGCCTCAGCGTCCCGGTTCAGGTCTTCGCCGGCAGGTGGCGAGGCAACCCCGACCGCCTCGCGCTGCACGAAGGGGTGCTGCTGCGCTGGTTCGCGGTCGACGAACTGGACCGGCTGCGCCTGAGCCCTGCCACCCGGGACCTGATTCGCCGGCACGCGGCCGAGAATCCCCCGGGCAGCGAGCCGGCCGTGGCACCGCCCGTGTGGGACGGGGGCAGCCGGGTGGTGCTCAACGGCGTCGGAGTCCACCTCCACATCGAAGACGCCGAGGGCCGGGTACTGCTCGGCCTGCGTCACCCCGAGTCGAAGTACGCGGGCGACACCTGGCACTACCTCGCCGGGAGGTGCGAGCAGGAGTCCGCCCTCTCATGCCTGGTCCGCGAGGCGTGGGAGGAAGCGGGGCTGGTCATCGACCCCGCGGACGTGGAGCTCGCGCACGTCGTCCATGTCGTCGACGCCCCGGGCAGTCTGCCCCTGATGCAGCTCGTCTTCCGGGCACGCCGGTGGGAGGGAACCCCCGAGGTTCGCGAGCCCGACAAGTGTCTGACCTGGAAGTGGTGGCCGCGGCACGAGCTCCCGGACCGCCTCGTCTCCTACACCCGCACGGCCATCACCGGGATCTCCGAAGGCAGCCCCTATTCGCAGATGGGCTGGTGGGCACGGTGA
- a CDS encoding HAD family hydrolase, with amino-acid sequence MSDTQQTFKAVIFDFGGVLTNPMDDTAIAFAAEIGLPTYAYRDTVAFDPAGRALYAQLERGDISQTQWNEGIASILGIDSDNLMGRALATLVPEKLVVNAALAIREAGLKTAILSNSMGLEPFNPYTPWDLEANHDVIVFSEHHRIRKPEPAIYQLTLDKLQLPGSACIFVDDNPSNLIPAQELGMATVHATTAEETVSGLQKLLGIPLG; translated from the coding sequence ATGAGCGACACCCAGCAGACCTTCAAGGCCGTGATCTTCGACTTCGGCGGCGTCCTGACCAACCCCATGGACGACACCGCCATCGCCTTCGCCGCAGAGATCGGCCTGCCCACCTACGCCTACCGCGACACGGTCGCCTTCGACCCCGCCGGCCGCGCGCTCTACGCCCAGCTGGAGCGCGGCGACATCAGCCAGACCCAGTGGAACGAGGGCATCGCCAGCATCCTCGGCATCGACTCTGACAACCTCATGGGCCGCGCCCTCGCCACGCTGGTCCCGGAGAAGCTCGTGGTCAACGCGGCGCTCGCCATACGCGAGGCAGGGCTCAAGACCGCCATCCTGTCCAACAGCATGGGCCTGGAACCCTTCAACCCCTACACGCCGTGGGACCTGGAGGCCAACCATGACGTGATCGTCTTCTCCGAGCACCACCGGATCCGCAAGCCGGAACCCGCGATCTACCAGCTCACCCTCGACAAGCTGCAACTGCCCGGCTCCGCCTGCATCTTCGTCGACGACAACCCGAGCAATCTGATTCCCGCCCAGGAACTGGGCATGGCCACGGTCCACGCCACCACCGCCGAGGAGACCGTCAGCGGACTCCAGAAGCTGCTGGGCATCCCGCTTGGCTGA
- the cas2e gene encoding type I-E CRISPR-associated endoribonuclease Cas2e: MPSMVVIATTAVPDHLRGALSRWTSEVVPGIFVGSISARVRDELWRAVTDTVGNGAAVLVHPAATEQGYTIRTAGTRRRLPVDFDGLTLIRMTAAAKAKETQSPS, encoded by the coding sequence ATGCCCTCCATGGTGGTCATCGCCACCACCGCCGTCCCCGACCACCTACGCGGCGCCCTCAGCCGCTGGACCAGCGAAGTCGTCCCCGGCATCTTCGTCGGCAGCATCTCAGCCCGCGTCCGCGACGAACTGTGGCGCGCCGTCACCGACACCGTCGGCAACGGCGCCGCCGTCCTCGTCCACCCCGCCGCCACCGAACAGGGCTACACCATCCGCACCGCCGGCACCCGACGCCGACTACCCGTCGACTTCGACGGACTCACCCTCATACGCATGACCGCCGCAGCCAAGGCAAAGGAAACGCAAAGCCCTTCTTAA